A DNA window from Castanea sativa cultivar Marrone di Chiusa Pesio chromosome 7, ASM4071231v1 contains the following coding sequences:
- the LOC142643270 gene encoding mitochondrial import receptor subunit TOM6 homolog, translated as MFPGMFMRKPDKAVALKQLKSHVAMFGAWVAVIRVAPYILHYLSGEKDELKLEL; from the coding sequence ATGTTTCCAGGAATGTTCATGCGGAAGCCAGACAAGGCTGTGGCTCTTAAGCAGCTAAAGAGCCACGTGGCGATGTTCGGGGCTTGGGTCGCTGTGATCCGAGTCGCTCCCTATATTCTTCACTATCTATCTGGTGAGAAAGATGAGCTCAAGCTCGAGCTCTAG